A region of the Micropterus dolomieu isolate WLL.071019.BEF.003 ecotype Adirondacks linkage group LG10, ASM2129224v1, whole genome shotgun sequence genome:
CTAACCAACCAACCAGCACAGTGGGAATGCAATGCTCACTCCTTAACAAAGTCACAGGGGAGCCTTGAATACAGCCATGTATGGAATCCTTGGTATGTTCATATTCAGAGATGGAGGGATAGAGATCATACATGGCATGATCTGCATGAATTTCACTCACAGGCTGAGACTGTCATGCTAATTAGAGGATTTCCATCTCGCCATTCTGTCAGTGCAAGTGGTTCAGAATGACAAGTGTGCCAGCATGTATGATATCAGTAAAAAGGGAGTCCAGTACCTTCCCTGTATCCACCAGCTTGCTGACCTCGTCCAGGGCGGGCCCATCTGGAGCAAAAAATCCCCACCGGTAGAAGATTCCACTTGATATCATGTTCTAAGAGGAGACATCAATTAAAAGTCAGGCAGGTCTGCACCTCACTGGGTATGAAAGAACACGCAGAATGATTACCTGGGTATAAAAAGATAAGATGAGTGcaaaagataagataaaattCTCCAGCAatcttttatgttttcatgtatATGAAGAGCTTTAatataatgattaaaaaataacataacaCCACTACTGAAAGTTGTAGAAAGTGAAAATGAGAATCTGAATATTTAGTGTTACAAAAACCAACCAGGACGCAAAAAAGGCCAGAACACATGTAATGTGTGCTGGAGACCTGCTGTCATGACAGTGACTTGTCTCATTAAGAGTAAAAAGTAACAACATTGATTACATGGGGAAAAAACTGATAGAACAGTTACCCCTAGTAGCTACTAAAAAGTGAGTTTTTGTACCTGAGACTTTATTTGGAATATCacctataatatagtttgaTACAGTACTTCAGTTTTAGTTGACAGGAACATTTTACCGCTTATCTTGCTAtctgtttaatgtgttttattgtgtttgctCTCATGAAGGACTTTGTAATAtaattttgaaaagtgctctaaaaataaagattattattattattattattagtagtatttgtAAAACTGACTGACAAACAGCAAACCGAGTCTGTACTGAGTTATAATTCTGGTTATTATAATTCACATGTAATCCATCTCCTGAAAACAGGAGATGGATTTGTTTTGCCAGTTGAATTATTTTACAAGGGACAAAACACACAATCCCAATAAAGGTGCACCAGGAAGAAAGAAAacgagaaaagaaagaaagaactcCCGTGCACAAAACTCCTtgatatttgatcattttatgtTATGATGTGGCATCCCTTTGCAACACCACTTCATCATCATCTATCTAGCCCTGCTtacttgaaaaaaaacaacattcttcCTGATCAGTCAGTGCTGCCAAGAAGTTGAACACTAGAGGGCTCAGTTGTGCTGTGATCTCCCAGGTTAAGGGGACTCACTGCCCAAAGCCAGGCTCTAAGGGTGTGACTGCTGCAGGGCGAGCCCCGCCAAACTGACCagctggctgctcctgtggACAAAGGGGCCCAGAGGCTTGgcaagaaacacacaaacactggtaTTTGCCGGGGGGAGATAGTCGGCTACAATCTGCACAAACACCAAATACTGCTGGTTCAGCACCAAACACGTgcacatgtgcgcacacacacacacacacacagtatctagACTTAACACCCACGCTGACACAAAGTTTCATCCACACATACTCAACTCCAACACTGCCAGTCGTGCTGTTACCAATGGCTGCAATGTCCAGGACAACTTGATTCAGTCCCTAGGGCAGCTCCACTCTGTCCTCGCCTGTTCACCCACTACCCTCATTACACATGCTCTCCAGTAACAGAGCAACTGAAGGAACAGGACGTACATGGCTTACGCATGCAAGGACTCTTATTGCTCAAATTCCCTCTTCACCTGCACACTGTTGAATTTATTACACCCTGCAGGTTATGTTTCTACAGCTCAAGCATAAAATAGAGAATATTCCACGAAGCTAAGTCAAGTTATTACATGTTTATTCCTTCCCCATTTTAACTTCACTGAATCTAATCAActggataaaaataaaagaaaaacttggCTGGAACAGGTGTTTACTGATTACACAGTGGGGTTAGGctcaatgcattttattaaaataaaccaaAGGGTTATGTTTGCGAGGCGAGCGTAATATTTCACATCAGCTATGTTTGATTCAGTGTTGAAATTGAAGGTTTGTTTTGCTCATGTTTACCTGTATGGCCTTGCTCTGCAGGATGACTCCAGTGTGAAATGTCCCGTCCAGCAGGCCCATGGAATCGGTGTTGAGGAGTAAAGGTGTTACCAGTGTGACGTACTTTGCACCAGACCAGGGCTTCAGCATGCCCATCGCCCACTGCTCTGAATCCCCACCCACGCTGTCCAAAATCACATCAAACCTGAGGgtgcaaacacaaactgtcaATCTTAGAGGAATCCTGGAGAATAAAAGGTTTAAAATACtgataaaaatacacacacctcGCGGCAACTTTGTAGTTATAAGAGTACTGCATGTTTAATCAGAGCCCCTTGCAAAGGATAGCAGTTTTGTCTCCAGGATAGAGCCAATTTTGTTTTGGGGGCGGGAAGAGGGGTGAACCAGCATCCACTCAAGCCTTGAGCCCTGGTTTCCATGGAAACTAGAAAGCGAGTCAGTGAGCATTTGTGCATGCTGACAGGAAGATGTTTACCACATTTAGGGGTGTTTAAAGAGGAGAAGCACATGCAATTCTTGCAGAACTGGATGATTCCTTTTCATTAGCACCTTTATTGGACTGGCACTGACTCTAATGAAGTATCATTAGAGCCAGGGGCTGGGGCTAgtaaaaaacatcttttttattttcaataaaaacaataaaatgttgcCACTTTACATATAATGTACTATACGATTTGATATTCTGGTTACttctaaaaaaatttaaaaaaaacacttcacaaCAAGACATACTTCTCCATCATTTCTAGTTGCTTAGCTGCATCTCCTGCCGTGTAGTCCACCACCTCGTCGGCTCCCAGCCCTCTAACAAGGCCTTCGGCGTTCTGAGAGCAGGTAACTGTCACATGGGCACCCCAGGCCTTCAATAACTGGTAGCACACAGGGGAAGGGAAcagaaatatacacacagacacagcaagTGGCCTGACATTCATGCAGAGTTTAAAACAGCTTGGGGAAGAAAACTTTGCCTTACCTGAATAGAGAATGTTCCAACACCTCCCGATCCTCCAGTGATCAAAACTCTAGGAGGAGAAACCCCCAGCAACCAGGGTCATTCAATTACTGTGTGACTCATTTAAGCGAAGCTACTAAAAGAAGAGGACGCCTTGGGGGGTAAAAAGGGATTTGCAGGATTGGAAGCTATTACATTTGAAGAGGAGTGAAAGTTCCAGTTTTTACAGTCTAAGGGTTAAAGGCGTGATTTGATGAAGTCCCTTTTATGCCAATTAGAATGAAACAGAAGACCAATTTTACCACAGCAATGAATATGATGAATAAGGTATCTAATCAAAGTATAGGTCTGCATGACTGACGTGATTTAAAAGCACATTACGAAACTCCAAGACCTTAAAAAATTGATTCAAGGTTTGATGCCCATGTATAATAATATTCAGTGACTTAGACTTCTTACTTTTCTCTCAGTACAGTGATTCACACTTCTAATGTGAAGAGGGGGTTTAATACAAGGTTATCCAAGATGAGGCTGGTGCTTGCCTTTTATTTGAAGAGCTGTCTCTGCAGAGGCCACCTGTATTGACAAGCGCAGACAGAGCAGTGCTGGCTACGTAGGGGATGGATGCTGCTTCTGTGTGACTCAGTAATTTTGGTTTATGGGAGACCTGCAAAACACGGACAATGTCAAGTGTTAGAAATATATCTTCTTTATCTATATAGTTTTAATTATCAATTTAAAAGCTCAGTTTTATCAACAGAGCTGCCTTTAGGGCAGCAAGCTGGGAGCTGCTGAATAAATACGGCACGGCAACAGAGGGCAATTTGTGTATCTCTGTAATTGCTGCCACAGTGGCTGCTGCAACCAAACAAAACTTAATCCTAATTGCTTCTTACAGTGCAGGCTTATATAACAGGGTGCAATTCTTCCAACCTTTTGTTCTTTACAAATCATACAAGAGCTTCAAATCCTCGCTTtccatttgtttgaaaaataCTGACAGGGAAGTCAAATTACTTAAAAAGACAGTTTTAAGAAGGACAATTAAATCATAAACTCTCTTACAGCTGATCTGTCAACTCTGGAGCTCACCTCATACTCTGTTAGAGTCACAAATTCTGCCAGACTGCCTTGTTTCCATGGAGGAACCGCAGCCCACACCTGTAACGAAAATGACATTTACATGCTGAACACGACTCGATTTAACCGCCTACTCTTACTCTCTGAAACAGATTAATCGACTGTTAAGCTCTTAGTCAGCTGTTGCCGTTCTTATCGTTAGTAATTTTCCAAAGGATATTTTTACACCGATGGAACAAGATTACTGAAACTCTATGTGGAAATCTTTACTGGTGTATTGTTCTTTTGCTACACGTTAATTTCAAATagcataattacatttttatctgCAGGAAGTCAGAAATGATGATACATGGGAAACAAAACAGTAGATGTCTGAAAGGCACGCATCACACGAATGTGATGACCAAGTAGAAAGAGCTTTATATTTCTTCCAAGAAAAAGAATGAGTTGACAGTAATGCTGTAAGGgtgagtgatgatgatgataccATGAGCCAACATACCCTTGTTTACCGTCAACAATTTTGCCTTAGCATTTATATTATGGTGGCTATTTTCTCCCCCAACATCTTTGGGTTGTGATCCCTTAAAATGAAGCAACATCTACTCATGACCTCATTAGTTCAATTATGCCCAGGGGTTACACCTGTTTTATGCTTGTAAGTCCAGAGGAGGAAATTATGCACcttttcacaagaaaaaaaaaaatgcagcaatTACATAcatatctaaataaataaaaaataattgatcATAACCGATTTTCCCAAGACCCGTCAGATTTATTTTCAATCACTTGAGGGCTACACTTTTTGAACCACTGTCTTAGACCATTGTGGCCTGTGTAGCAAATGAATGAGCAGTATTGTTTAATGGCAATATTGGCTTTGTATGACTTTTGCATCAATATGATCTGGAACCTTGATTTCTTGAGTATTCAATTTGGTGGATTAACCATAAAAGACATTCCTGTCTGGATATCTTATCAGTAAACAGTTTCTCAATTGATTTTCTAGATGATGTACTATATTACaacatcacaaaataaaattacaagtAGTTGTCACATAATGTTACAACTTCTAAAGGACAGGTGTGCAGCTCCTACCTCATCTCCTGGAACAAAATGGGTAACCTCAGATCCACAGTCCACCACTACACCAGACACATCACGGCCCAGAATCACAGGAAACTCACTATCAATTGCCATTACTGACAATGGGTCCCTTCTTAATTTAAGCAATTTAGCCCCATAACCACCTGAACAAGGAGAAAGTGAGCaggtatgttaaaaaaaaacttcaacaACCAATCACTGATTATGTTGTTCACAAAGCCTTTGATAAAGAACAGTCCAACACTTACCCCTCATAGATATATCAAGAGGGTTGAGACTAGCCGCATGGACTTTAATCATCACATCACTGGAAGAACTGACGGTGGGGACGGTGACTTCTTCTGTGTACCTCAAAACCCCATTAGTACCATACTGATGAATGACCCAGGCTGACATACAGCTCTGTAGTCTTGAAGGTGAACTGCAGACATTTCTCCTGAAGCACACACTCCAGCCTGCCCTAGCTAACGCTGTGGTTGAGCCTACTGCTTTCGCGTGTAACAAACACAGGAGCCTGGTTGATGGCATTGCTGTGACAGAACCCATTTAAGTCCGCTGGCTGTCTCGACAAGATCAGCTTTTGATACAATAGGTCATTTGGAATAACTCTTGTTACTAAGTTAGCTCGCTGGCTAGCTAAGTAGCTACACAGCTAGCTTGTCGCGCTTGTCAGCGCTCAAAGGATACGCAAAAATGTGTATATCAGGTATAATAAATAAGCGACAACACCTTTTTGCACCTTCACTATGTCATCGAGTATCACACTAGGCTGAAATAAGAACCACCGTTACAAAAATCAGTCGGCTAACGTACATGGCTACATAACAAGCTAAACTTTGACTCACGACGATAGCCAATCAGAATTCTGTAGCTAAATATGCTGGCCAATAGAGTAAGAGAATAACTGACGCGTAATAATATACTGAtgaaactttgttttgttttgaaaagttgattgtgatgtcattttttttatcaacttatGAAACAACATGTTACCATGTAAAGAATAGTATTGaggattgatttatttttaacagaCTTCACCTTAATCTCAAATACAAAGgacacacattttttaatgttactgATGTTTCTTCCTATATGAAAAACGTATGTTTCTATAAAGCCTACATTTTAATTTAGGTGCAATGATGATTTAATACTAGATTCTAATGCCTGTTTTcttgtattgttattgtttgttcATTGTTCAAAAGACAGCaatataatattgtaatataatatatgttttatcataaaattctgaacaataacaaacacaaaatattaacaaaccTAAACccataaagaggagaaaaaactgAATTGCACTGGCTCCATAAAGGCTCAAACACAAAAATCTATTATGTGGAAATAATAGCCCATTATCATAAAACTGCAAGTGTACATGAAAAAATTATAAACCAATATGCTTGAGAGGTCCAGTAAAGTGACTGCTGGGTGCTCCATCAGCTAGAGACAAATGGGTGGAACTCATGTCAATGTACCAAAGACTAATGGACAGAGCACAGAGCACTGAAGCACACTAAAGGCAAATGGGCAGAACACATTTATGCTTGGGCAATACACAGGAGCTTGCACTgggtttgttttaatgtttacatGCCTTACAGTTATAACTTGGCATTAGCGTATCATGTCTTAAAGAGTAATTTGGGGAATGTGGCTGCAAGTTATTACTGTGAGCCTTTTAATTCTAAGACTGAGAGTTGCTTCACTTTAAGATAGTTACCATGCAAATTACAAGTGAGCTTAGCTGCTGCCTTGCTGTTGACCATTGTCGATCACTACTGGCAGGATCGCTGCTGCAAGAGCTACATGGCTTCCCATCAGGATTTCTCACGAGGCATAAAAAGTAAGACGAAGAAGCAGCTCATGTATTCTAATTATAGGCTGGTgaagtaattaaataaataaacaaatcaaatcacaCTTGCCTCATGCAAATTACATAATCTGCAAGCAAAATTGATGTTCTCTTTTTCTAGAGactgagaagagagagaggtgagaaaagaaagagagcaggGGGCCTGTGGCTGTGTGATCATGATTCAGCATGAAACCAGGCAACAAACAGTGCTGTCATTATGATCACAGCTCCCAGGGGAAAGAGGACACACTGGAAATTGGGTGCTTTGTCTGTGCTGGCTCATTACAGTGGGTCTGTCTAATGAATTATACCCCTGGCTGCTTACTGAGAGTAGAGGGTATGATCCTTAAGGCAGCATCCTGACATATGCACTATTGAACATTTCTTGTTAACCAGTTTAAGACTAGAGTGGGTCTGACTATGAGAGCAGCATTTAAGAGAGGTCTTTCACAGAAACATCATGTGTAGCTTTTCTAGGCCTCCCTTCCATCTTGGGACATGTGGCCCAAATCTCATggttgctgtaaaaaaaaaaaatatacagcgTTGATCTAATTTCATTTAGTTGTCTTGCGAAAAGGGCCGTCAATATCTGACTAAGGAGACTTTAACCCTCAGGTCATCTATCTCCCCTCactatttaaaatatgtcaTAGCAAAGTGATAGTTCTTTAGCATTTGCATCTTTCTCACCTGTTGTTCCATGCATTCATTCTCTGACAATTGTCTTTCACCAATCGTCCTTCTCCTTTTAAGTTCTTCCCAGAGTCAAATGAACCAATTAGCAGACAAATCTCCAGAAACTTGGCACACCGCAGCTAAACAGCGAGCCTGTGGTGAGGTTGGGCATGAAAGGCCACTCACTGCTTGCTTAATGATCACACAAGCATTGTTTATTATATACAGCTTCTACTGAGCCACGGCAGAACGAAGGAAAAGGAGGACTGTGCACTGCAACCTCTCACCAGCTGGCCTCtgagattatatttttagaatGAACGATTGGTTTCTCTCCTTGGTAACTGCCCCATTTTTTCTTGAATAGGTCAGACACAAGTACAGTGGAGACTGATTGTGATGTAGAGAAATCTAAGGAAACCCAAAGGTTTCTTTATGTTTCTCTATATATGTCCTCCCTGTTGGTTATACATTGATCTAAATGGTGTCAATTTAACTGTCTTTCCTCTTGTATGTTAGCAGAAGAATATGTGTTAATGAGCTAGACCCGCAGGTTACCAAGGGGAGACACAAACATAATACATTTGTTCACTGTAGCTGCCATATTAAGTGCAGTGTAACTGGATTTGCTTGTTGTTGTATTCCTCCAAGGCGTATCAGTGAATATGCATTCACCGCAGAAGTTAGACAACTGACAGGACCAACACACTTGGAGCATACAGGCTAGTTATCAATCTTTAAGACATGGATACTACTGTAATTTTTACTGTAAGAGTTTTTAAGCTTATATGATTTAtttaatatgattttttttttttttaggatttttgaccatatattttaaaaagtgctctAAGGCAAAAGTAGTTGTTAAGGCCCATGTAAAACGCTTTTATCTACCAATAAATGGAGCCAGCCAGGTGCACCACTCACCTCGGGTTTGAAGGTATACTGGAAGGAAAGGTCCTATGCAAATACAAGAAAGAGCTTccacacaaaaatatatttttactatttacttacatttaaatatatgcaaattcaacatgttgtgtttatatacatgatttgatttttaatgaaaacatttccttAAAACAAAATTTGATACAAGGtctatcagaatcagaatcagaaggagcttgattgccaagtagtgttttacacatacaaggaatttgctttagtgttaaggtgctacatgcagacagacatacagctgacataaatagatgtagaaatatataaatatgtaataaacaaatgcatgttatataagaataacagaagaatagagaaaaataatacaactgacaatataaaaaaataaaaataataataaaaataacaatggaacaacaacaatttacaattaacaacaaattaaaaacaaaaatgtgcaatgtgccaggttcgtgcatgatatgacatgaagtgatatttacatgtgcagagacgattgtattatttgaggggggggagtgtcagtggggggccCGGGCCctgttgatgaggctagctgcagatgggtagaagctgtttttgtggcgagaggttttggtcctgacggaccgcagcctcttgccagatcggagagtctgaaacagtttgtgggATGGGGGCGGGTGGAGGGGAAGGGGAATATATGTAACAATATAAATCCTTTATGAAAAAATATAGTAAAAGAACATTAAATTGGGAAATAATTTAAGAAATCACTANNNNNNNNNNNNNNNNNNNNNNNNNNNNNNNNNNNNNNNNNNNNNNNNNNNNNNNNNNNNNNNNNNNNNNNNNNNNNNNNNNNNNNNNNNNNNNNNNNNNctgacataaatagatgtagaaatatataaatatgtaataaacaaatgcatgttatataagaataacagaagaatagagaaaaataatacaactgacaatataaaaaaataaaaataataataaaaataacaatggaacaacaacaatttacaattaacaacaaattaaaaacaaaaatgtgcaatgtgccaggttcgtgcatgatatgacatgaagtgatatttacatgtgcagagacgattgtattatttgaggggggggagtgtcagtggggggccCGGGCCctgttgatgaggctagctgcagatgggtagaagctgtttttgtggcgagaggttttggtcctgacggaccgcagcctcttgccagatcggagagtctgaaacagtttgtgggATGGGGGCGGGTGGAGGGGAAGGGGAATATATGTAACAATATAAATCCTTTATGAAAAAATATAGTAAAAGAACATTAAATTGGGAAATAATTTAAGAAATCACTAGATTATTGCTCAGCATCAAATTGTGTCTTTAAGTAACATCTTGAGAATCAAAACGCTGCCAAGATAAAACTGAGTTAACCAGCTAGATGTCTGTAAAAACCGATGATAAGTGATAATCCAAACTCACAGTCCAATAGTTAGCCTACTAGGTATGAAGATGTGCACCTTTGTTAAGCTACTGTAAATAAAAGGAGAGGTTAGTTGCTAGTTATTTAGCTAACTGGCTAAATTTGTATATCCTACACTTGTATTCCTGCTGGGgggtctacacacacacacacatacacacacacacacacatacacacacacaaacaccatgaCACAGCAGTCACAAGAAATACAAAGTGATCTGCTGTTCATCTCGCAGATAGCATCTTATCTACAGGCTTCCTCTACACTGCAAGGACAGAAGAGGCAGTATAATGGACTGTTTAGCCTCTGTTTGTTCTAGGGATTAGGAAGAACTATAATGTGCTTATGTCAAAGTTATTGCTATCAGTTTACATGTTTGGCCTACACACTGtttcccaacacacacacacacacagacgtttGAGTGTCAAGTGTCAAATTTAGTTGCCAATAGATAGCTAGGACAAAATTTGAATTGCAGGACAGGAACTGAAACATGATCTGGATATTCACAGCAAAGATGAATTTACTTTAACTTGTGACAGTGTCCTCTTTGACAGTGTTGATCTGGTCTAATTGCTGTAAATGCCATTTAACATGACTTAAAATTCCTAAACTCATTAGAATTTTTTCTTGTGCATTTTcagtatgtaaaataaataaaacaaactttattttaccaaaaatactgtaaatccatccatcgtcaaccgcttatcctgcatatagggtcgcgggggggctggagccaatcccagctgacatcgggcgcaaggcggggtacaccctggacaggttgccagtccatcgcagggccacacatagacagacagacaaccactcacacctaaggacaatttagagacaccaattaacctagcctgtatgtctttggatggtgggaggaagctggagtacctggagagaacccacgcggacacagggagaacatgcaaactcacagaaaggcctgggcaaccagggtttgaacccacgaccttcttgctgtgaggcaacagtgctaaccactgcaccactgtgccgCCCCGGgttgttatcattattattattattaatattattaaaaacaaacccaTTGCAGaaaagcacacatacacacacacacatactcgcacactcattttagtacttaatttaatgttcaatgttattatttaatttatgtcCACATAATAACTGCTTGAACATAAACAATGACTGATACATAACTCCACTGTGAACTGTATGATTTATTGTGTTTGTACTGTTGTTCCAACCAAGGATCCAAACTAAAGTGTGTCCTATAAATACAGCAAATGCCGTTCCTCTCGTTGGCATTCCTGCCATCTGCAAACCCCTGACTCCCAATTTAAGGACATTATCCAGACTGCCAAAGATAAACACAAGTAGTCTGTGTTTATTCACAAACTACACCATTTCTTTACAAGAGGTCCATGCTTTATAACAATAGCAAGGGATGCTCCCTCTGGATTATTGCCTCAAGTGCAGCccacttctctctttctctttctttttttctctttctttctttatttgtccCCGTAGGGAAATTAGTTTGCAGAACAATCAAGTAGGCATTACATCATACGTCACAGAGAGAACCTTCAAACATACTGGTAAACACACATTAAGACACAAGAGTGTTAACAAGTGTAGTTATAAAAATGTGGAATTCCTTTTAAaagtatttgaaaatatttccAGGGTGGATGGGATGAAAAGcaagtataaataaaatgtattattgttgttattaaagGATGACATATAACAGTGTCTCACACATAACTGGGCTGCCATCTGATAAATGAACCACATTCATTATACAAATGTCAATGCCTGCTGGTAGAGTGTAGGAAGAAGAGAGAGCTGTGAGgaggtgtggaggggctgtgaGTCAAGCTGACAGGCTGCTAATGAGATACCATCAAAAAGTTTCCTCAATCCATTTAAGAGGCACAATTTCTAACATAGTAGTTGGGTGTATGATATGATGAGGCACACTGTGGAATTATGATGTGTTACTTTGTAGTTTTTTTCTCCATCACCAGGTTTTCATACTGAATAGGGTCAGCTTCTGTCCACAAAAACACTCCAACAGTGTTTAAATATTTCTCTCCTTGTCCAACATCCTTTTGCTATTCAAATTCATTTGCTATTCACAATGCAGCAGTGGGTGTGATTTGCAGTTGTAAACAGAAATTAAGGCTCTATCTGATATCCACTTTAAGCTGAAAAAGGTGGTTATAGTATAAAACGAATAGATCACTTGGACAAAATCTTCTTCCACGTAACAGTATTTACCTTCGACTAAAAAGTACAACAGataatatatttatgtaattaaaaaaaaaacatgtaacatTTGCTCAAAACACACTGCGGTGAAGTTCAAGAGAACCTAGATGTAAAACACCAAGCTCAAATGCTGTAATCCTTCCCTGTTTGACAGTATTGATACTGGTTCAGACCATTACTCTTCTGAAACATTGAAagtaatagttttattattttggaaCTATACTTAactgctttcttgccaagagttagatgagaagatcgatatcATTCTGAAAATGTATGTCCACTAAATATAAGGCTCCAatcagcagccggttagcttagcttagcataaacattGGAAACCAGGCtaaacagctaacctggctctgtccaaaggtagcAAAATAAGCCTATTCTGCGATTCTGAACACTGAACGctaaacagcaacaacacaacaccaaaaaaccaccggctcccagcacaacacagactccaaagCAAACTTCACATAAGGGTAAAGCAAAAAAGCTTAATACCCATTAGGCCAAAAAAGAATcaaatcaggcaaaaacatgCTCAACATCGGAAAGGCGTTTTGAATGTAAAAAACCAACctagagttggctttcatcctattagACAGGTAAACTaatattactgcaaagcatatgaaatatattgtgattttgagtTTTACTTGGCTCAActtagataacgttagcttgccaGCTAACGCCcaccagttgctaacgttatccgtTGCAAAAAAACTATAGTTGTAACATTATGGCTTGCCACactacttcaccagctaacttgatccatattactatcgGGTAttattttagcctgcaagaaatgatgtaaaatCACTAAGCAAATGAGGAATGATATATACAAGCCTATAGTGAAACAAGACAGGGGCAGCCA
Encoded here:
- the LOC123977403 gene encoding reticulon-4-interacting protein 1 homolog, mitochondrial-like, producing MGSVTAMPSTRLLCLLHAKAVGSTTALARAGWSVCFRRNVCSSPSRLQSCMSAWVIHQYGTNGVLRYTEEVTVPTVSSSSDVMIKVHAASLNPLDISMRGGYGAKLLKLRRDPLSVMAIDSEFPVILGRDVSGVVVDCGSEVTHFVPGDEVWAAVPPWKQGSLAEFVTLTEYEVSHKPKLLSHTEAASIPYVASTALSALVNTGGLCRDSSSNKRVLITGGSGGVGTFSIQLLKAWGAHVTVTCSQNAEGLVRGLGADEVVDYTAGDAAKQLEMMEKFDVILDSVGGDSEQWAMGMLKPWSGAKYVTLVTPLLLNTDSMGLLDGTFHTGVILQSKAIQNMISSGIFYRWGFFAPDGPALDEVSKLVDTGKILPVVEAQFPFTQVPQAFQKLEEGHARGKTVVRVAEEDDKQAEELVQNSRTETAESEQEVAKQN